In Cryptomeria japonica chromosome 10, Sugi_1.0, whole genome shotgun sequence, a genomic segment contains:
- the LOC131072659 gene encoding uncharacterized protein LOC131072659, with the protein MEFHSLKLKFGFLCTILVAMGCILEGGCALRVGWSAGMPVAILGKNLERSGITNSFVSSLSKASYEAYNYTQVLNHFGYTPESYQTFPQRYFIDKSNWGGAQSNSPIFVWLVSAVDITHDLDTGIFIDQAPNFKALVVYIEHRYYGTSMPFGGKEAAYANASTKGYFTSTQALAYYATINVDLKKTLKPENCPVVVFGETYGGMLAAWFRLKYAHLTIDALASSAPILHLDDNAPTNSSASIVTKDFRVCSFICYAFIYESWDVIDKIASTPQRLLSLSRLFNSCDCCSKFERRPVLGFESRESHLFRMEFAVFLNPQFCTEMVFPISNPPGTMFRFYRYDLNSQSTECYNVHGVLPRQHWATTEFGGHEITSVLKDFRSNIIFSNGLRDPSSSGGVLVIISESIVPITTEEGRHCEDIKPSASDDPIWLKLQRQKEIMIIQKWINEYKH; encoded by the exons ATGGAGTTCCATTCACTGAAGTTGAAGTTCGGATTTTTGTGTACAATTCTTGTAGCAATGGGTTGCATTCTGGAGGGAGGCTGTGCTTTAAGAGTTGGTTGGAGCGCAGGGATGCCAGTAGCGATTCTCGGGAAGAATTTGGAGAGATCTGGAATTACTAATTCATTTGTTTCAAGTCTAAGTAAAGCTTCGTACGAGGCATACAACTATACCCAAGTTCTGAACCATTTTGGATACACGCCAGAGAGCTATCAAACCTTTCCCCAAAGATATTTCATAGACAAGTCCAACTGGGGCGGTGCTCAAAGTAATTCTCCCATATTTGTATGGTTGGTTTCAGCAGTTGACATCACACACGACTTGGACACGGGCATCTTTATAGATCAGGCTCCTAACTTCAAAGCTCTTGTGGTGTACATAGAG CACCGTTATTACGGGACGTCAATGCCATTCGGGGGAAAGGAGGCGGCGTATGCAAATGCGAGCACGAAGGGTTATTTCACATCCACGCAGGCCTTGGCCTATTATGCGACCAtcaatgtggatttgaagaaaacaTTAAAGCCGGAGAACTGTCCAGTCGTCGTGTTTGGTGAAACCTATGGTGGAA TGCTAGCTGCATGGTTTCGTCTCAAGTATGCGCACCTAACAATCGACGCCCTCGCATCATCTGCACCTATCCTTCACCTCGACGACAACGCTCCCACTAATAGTTCTGCCAGCATTGTCACCAAAGATTTCAGAGTATGTTCATTCATCTGCT ATGCATTCATTTATGAATCGTGGGACGTGATCGACAAAATTGCATCTACCCCTCAACGATTGCTAAGCCTAAGCAGACTATTTAACTCTTGCGA CTGCTGCAGCAAATTTGAACGAAGGCCAGTGCTTGGATTTGAGTCCCGTGAATCTCACTTATTCCGGATGGAATTTGCAG TTTTTCTTAACCCGCAGTTTTGCACCGAAATGGTGTTTCCAATAAGCAATCCTCCTGGCACGATGTTTCGGTTCTACCGCTATGATTTGAACTCCCAATCCACGGAATGCTACAATGTTCACGGCGTCCTCCCACGCCAACACTGGGCAACAACTGAATTCGGAGGACAC GAGATTACAAGTGTGTTGAAGGACTTTAGAAGCAATATCATTTTTTCAAATGGGTTAAGAGATCCGTCAAGTAGTGGAGG TGTGTTGGTGATTATTTCTGAAAGCATTGTACCTATTACCACCGAAGAGG GAAGGCATTGTGAAGACATTAAACCAAGTGCTAGTGACGATCCAATCTGGCTGAAACTGCAACGACAGAAAGAGATAATGATCATCCAAAAGTGGATTAACGAGTATAAACATTAA
- the LOC131072656 gene encoding uncharacterized protein LOC131072656 has product MEFHSLKLKFGFLCTILVAMGCILEGGCALRVGWHAGMPVAILGKNFERSGVTNSFVSSLSKASYEAYNYTQVLNHFGYTPESYQTFPQRYFIDKSNWGGAQSNSPIFVWLGSAVDITHDLDTGIFIDQAPNFKALVVYIEHRYYGTSMPFGGKEAAYANASTKCYFTSTQALADYAAIIVDLKKTLKAENCPVVVFGETYGGMLAAWFRLKYPHLTTGALASSAPILHLDDTAPTTSSASVVTKDFRDVSDVCYRRINESWDMIDKIASTSQGLLSLSRLFNSCEIVTDTGALDDMLEFMYIHAAGYDICNVINSLPEGADTVNRIATAANYMNEGQCLDLSPANLTYSGWNWQFCTEMVFPISDPPGTMFRPYRYDFNSQSTECYNVHGVLPCQHWGTTEFGGHEITSALKDFGSNIVFSNGLRDSSSSAGYYCEINAAVAAQCRIDLQEEKRKTEFAGKKSTEHKNCVIDINCCNTFVCIVTVSSVFVIDHLGVMRSLYSSINRQLLKQKPPAPVTTSSQLVKHDEEELLRLLICYIYSFKLLKPKTCLQLKLATKWSSIH; this is encoded by the exons ATGGAGTTCCATTCACTGAAGTTGAAGTTCGGATTTTTGTGTACAATTCTTGTAGCAATGGGTTGCATTCTGGAGGGAGGCTGTGCTTTAAGAGTTGGTTGGCACGCAGGGATGCCAGTAGCGATTCTCGGGAAGAATTTTGAGAGATCTGGAGTTACTAATTCATTTGTTTCAAGTCTAAGTAAAGCTTCGTACGAGGCATACAACTATACCCAAGTTCTGAACCATTTTGGATACACGCCAGAGAGCTATCAAACCTTTCCGCAAAGATATTTCATAGACAAGTCCAACTGGGGCGGTGCTCAAAGTAATTCTCCCATATTTGTATGGTTGGGTTCAGCAGTTGACATCACACACGACTTGGACACGGGCATCTTTATAGATCAGGCTCCTAACTTCAAAGCTCTTGTGGTGTACATAGAG CACCGTTATTACGGGACGTCAATGCCATTCGGGGGAAAGGAGGCGGCGTATGCAAATGCGAGCACGAAGTGTTATTTCACATCCACGCAGGCCTTGGCCGATTATGCGGCCATCATTGTGGATTTGAAGAAAACATTAAAGGCGGAGAACTGTCCAGTCGTCGTGTTTGGTGAAACCTATGGTGGAA TGCTAGCTGCATGGTTTCGCCTCAAGTATCCGCACCTAACAACCGGCGCCCTCGCATCATCTGCACCTATCCTTCACCTCGATGACACCGCTCCCACTACTAGTTCTGCCAGCGTTGTCACCAAAGATTTCAGA GATGTAAGCGACGTGTGCTACAGAAGAATTAATGAATCGTGGGACATGATCGACAAAATTGCATCTACCTCTCAAGGATTGCTAAGCCTAAGCAGACTATTTAACTCTTGCGA AATTGTTACGGATACAGGCGCCTTGGACGACATGCTTGAATTTATGTACATCCACGCAGCAGGGTACGAT ATCTGTAACGTTATCAATAGCCTACCCGAAGGAGCAGACACTGTTAACAGAATAGCTACTGCAGCAAATTACATGAACGAAGGCCAGTGCTTGGATTTGAGTCCCGCGAATCTCACTTATTCAGGATGGAATTGGCAG TTTTGCACTGAAATGGTGTTTCCAATAAGCGATCCTCCTGGCACGATGTTTCGGCCCTATCGCTATGATTTCAACTCCCAATCCACGGAATGCTACAATGTTCACGGCGTCCTCCCATGCCAACACTGGGGAACAACTGAATTCGGAGGACAC GAGATTACAAGTGCGTTGAAGGACTTTGGAAGCAACATCGTTTTTTCAAATGGGTTAAGAGATTCGTCAAGTAGTGCAGG CTATTACTGTGAAATAAATGCAGCTGTAGCTGCACAGTGTAGGATAGATCtgcaagaagaaaaaagaaaaacagagtTTGCAGGAAAAAAAAGTACAGAGCATAAAAACTGTGTTATTGATATTAACTGTTGCAATACT TTTGTCTGCATCGTTACTGTGAGTTCTGTGTTTGTTATTGACCATTTGGGTGTAATGAGAAGTCTCTATTCAAGCATAAACAGGCAACTCCTTAAGCAGAAACCGCCGGCTCCTGTCACTACAAGCAGCCAGCTAGTTAAGCACGATGAAGAGGAGCTGTTACGGCTCTTAATTTGCTATATATATTCGTTTAAGTTGCTTAAACCCAAAACATGTTTGCAATTGAAACTTGCTACGAAATGGAGTTCCATTCACTGA